CGTCATCGGGCCGAAGTACGTGCCCGCGCCGGAGCGCAAGAAGGTCGAAGGCGTTCCCGAGGGGAAGGTCGAACAGTTCGAGATCGACTCGAAGGACACCAAGCTGTTCAACCCCGGCATCGCCCGCAAGGTGTTCGGGAAGGTCGACCCGAAGAACCCGAAGGCGCTGATCGTCGAGACGCACGCCATCGACTACAAGCGCAAGGTCGGAGTTTACATTCCCGCTCAATACAAGGAAGGCACCGAAGCGCCGTTCATGGTGGTCCACGACGGCCCCGGGCTGGGCATGAGGACCGTCCTCGACAACCTGATCGCTCAGAAGCGCATTCCCCCCCTCGTCGTCATCTCCATCGCTAACGGCGGGGGCGACGCCCAGGGGCACGAGCGCGGGAAAGAATACGACAACATGAACGGCGACTACGCCGAGTACATCGAAACGGAAGTGTTGCCGCGCGTGGAGAAGGCCTGCAAAGTGAAGCTGACCAAAGACCCCGACGGCCGCGCGGCGATGGGCAACAGTTCCGGGGGCTCGGCCGCGCTCATCATGGCCTGGTTCCGCACCGACCTGTACCACCGCGTGCTGACCACGTCGGGCACGTTCGTGAACCAGGCGTGGCCGTTCGACCCCAAGTTCCCCGACGGCGCCTGGGGGTTCCACGAGGCGCTCGTTCCCAAGAGCGCCAAGAAGCCCATCCGTATCTTCCTCTCCGTCGGCGACAAAGATTTGCTCAACCCCAACGTGATGCGCGACGACATGCACGACTGGGTGGAGGCCAACCACCGCATGGCCAGGGTGCTCAAGGACAAGGGGTACGAGTACCAGTACCTGTTCTGCCAGGGGGCGGGGCACGGCATCGGCAACGCCCAGTCGCAGTTCCTCCCGCACGCCATCGAGTGGGTGTGGAAGGGGTACGCCCCGAAGAAGGACAAGTAGCCGACGGACCGGTGCTAAAGCCGCGAACCGTGCGTGCTCTGCCTGGTCCACTTTCGGAACGGAGCCGGTTGTTCGGCGGGTTCCGGTTGAGGACGGAGCCGGGTGGGGCATGTCATCCGGCCCCGGGTCCGCAGCGGAGCGTCAGCTCCGCTCGATCTCGCCGGCGGCGCGGTCGAGTGCGGCGGTGATAGCGTTCAGTGCCTCCGTCGTCAGCGGCCCCTTGCCGAGCCGGACCTGGAGAGCGGCCCGCAAGTTGCTCATGGCGCGCATCAACTCGGGAGCCGGTGCCCCGCCGAACCGCGTGTTGGCCTCGGCGAGCCGGGCCTTGGCCGCCTGAATGT
The Gemmata palustris DNA segment above includes these coding regions:
- a CDS encoding alpha/beta hydrolase encodes the protein MFKLRTAVLIATLACSSSATAQPVRKYDDKGAPPFKVLKEGENPPIDAYDNFVIGPKYVPAPERKKVEGVPEGKVEQFEIDSKDTKLFNPGIARKVFGKVDPKNPKALIVETHAIDYKRKVGVYIPAQYKEGTEAPFMVVHDGPGLGMRTVLDNLIAQKRIPPLVVISIANGGGDAQGHERGKEYDNMNGDYAEYIETEVLPRVEKACKVKLTKDPDGRAAMGNSSGGSAALIMAWFRTDLYHRVLTTSGTFVNQAWPFDPKFPDGAWGFHEALVPKSAKKPIRIFLSVGDKDLLNPNVMRDDMHDWVEANHRMARVLKDKGYEYQYLFCQGAGHGIGNAQSQFLPHAIEWVWKGYAPKKDK